A window of Terriglobus sp. RCC_193 contains these coding sequences:
- a CDS encoding TetR/AcrR family transcriptional regulator, producing the protein MRYEPEHKTRTRDQIVRNAARKLRAEGLSGPGVATIMKASGLTVGGFYKHFRSKDDLVVDAINQGFSEFDDEADSFLQGVPHEDRWKEIVRRYLSPEHCDHPEIGCPVAALAPEIARAELTVREQVTGLIKARGGRLLELIPGATTEERERNFFVIFSAMAGAISVARILPEAADRQKVLQDMRDHLLRSY; encoded by the coding sequence ATGCGCTATGAACCGGAACACAAAACGCGAACCCGTGATCAGATTGTGCGGAACGCCGCTCGTAAACTTCGCGCTGAGGGGCTGAGCGGCCCTGGCGTGGCCACCATCATGAAGGCGTCGGGGCTGACAGTAGGCGGATTTTATAAGCACTTTCGGAGCAAGGACGACCTTGTCGTCGATGCAATTAACCAGGGATTCTCAGAGTTTGACGATGAGGCCGATTCCTTCCTGCAAGGTGTGCCGCATGAAGACAGGTGGAAAGAGATTGTTCGGCGGTATCTGTCACCGGAGCACTGTGACCACCCGGAAATCGGTTGTCCGGTTGCAGCGTTGGCACCCGAGATTGCCCGGGCCGAACTCACTGTGCGGGAACAGGTTACAGGCCTAATCAAGGCGCGCGGTGGCCGTTTGCTGGAACTGATACCGGGGGCGACGACAGAGGAACGAGAACGAAACTTCTTTGTCATTTTCAGCGCGATGGCGGGTGCCATTTCGGTAGCACGCATTCTCCCCGAGGCGGCTGATCGCCAAAAAGTGTTGCAGGACATGCGAGACCATCTTTTGCGCAGCTACTGA
- the ruvA gene encoding Holliday junction branch migration protein RuvA: protein MIAHLRGRLLSKSPNAVIVDCGGVGYDVAISVTTFTSLPNEGGEVSLHINTQVREDAIALFGFTDRDEKKLFERLITVSGIGPKLGITVLSGLSAERLVSAIRGGDTAMLVKIPGIGKKTAERVVLELKDKLDDLQSAAPAQTSGFQGGPVVDDVLSALVNLGYKRDSAQRAVETAIAKHESVELTIRTDFDALFRYAMQAIR, encoded by the coding sequence ATGATTGCTCATCTGCGCGGACGCCTGCTCTCCAAGTCACCCAACGCTGTCATTGTGGACTGCGGCGGCGTTGGCTATGACGTGGCTATCAGCGTGACCACGTTCACCTCGCTGCCGAACGAAGGTGGCGAGGTTTCGCTGCACATCAACACGCAGGTGCGTGAGGATGCGATTGCACTGTTCGGCTTCACGGACCGCGATGAGAAGAAGCTGTTTGAGCGGCTGATCACCGTCAGCGGCATTGGGCCGAAGCTGGGCATTACCGTGCTCAGCGGGCTTTCTGCGGAGCGTCTTGTGAGCGCTATTCGCGGCGGCGATACTGCGATGCTGGTGAAGATTCCGGGCATTGGCAAGAAGACCGCCGAACGCGTGGTGTTGGAACTGAAGGACAAGCTGGACGATCTGCAATCCGCTGCGCCCGCGCAGACATCCGGATTCCAGGGCGGGCCTGTGGTGGACGATGTGTTGTCCGCGCTGGTGAACCTGGGCTACAAGCGCGATAGCGCCCAGCGCGCCGTGGAGACAGCCATTGCGAAACATGAAAGCGTTGAGCTGACGATCCGCACGGACTTCGATGCACTGTTCCGGTACGCGATGCAGGCTATCCGGTAG